A DNA window from Spirochaetales bacterium contains the following coding sequences:
- a CDS encoding Gfo/Idh/MocA family oxidoreductase yields MKKIYCSVAGLGRIGSSLEDDRLREKPATHTGAIVDNPRCVLLSGCDVDGERLRAFEKRWNCPNVFLSLDELIAFQRPDILCIATPPATHRELVAKAVDAGIPLVVCEKPLSEMIGEAEEIIGITSASETVLMVNHERRYSRDYGRVKKLIDGKRYGEVLGVHCRLFMGEGGSVREMLWEDGTHMIDMLRFFSGREVRVDAVRGDMRKKGGECVIILYLEGIHATIDAACNRDHLVFELDLHFPKGMIRIGNGVYEEYESVPSPYYEKMRSLRKKTGRFSGKTGYFSGMLADAVAVLNEKEKKRRPVSSGYDGYMAVRVIHDIVSFSKR; encoded by the coding sequence ATGAAAAAAATATATTGTTCCGTCGCCGGACTCGGCAGGATCGGTTCGAGTCTCGAGGACGACAGGCTTCGTGAAAAGCCCGCGACGCATACGGGCGCGATCGTCGATAATCCCCGCTGCGTGCTTCTTTCGGGGTGTGACGTCGACGGCGAACGCCTGAGGGCTTTCGAAAAGCGGTGGAACTGCCCGAATGTCTTTCTGTCCCTGGATGAGCTGATCGCTTTTCAAAGGCCCGATATCCTCTGTATCGCAACCCCCCCGGCTACACACAGGGAACTGGTCGCGAAAGCGGTCGATGCCGGAATACCGCTTGTGGTCTGTGAAAAGCCGCTTTCGGAAATGATCGGGGAGGCGGAGGAGATTATCGGTATCACATCGGCGTCGGAGACTGTTCTGATGGTGAATCATGAACGGCGGTATTCGCGTGATTACGGCCGGGTAAAAAAGCTGATCGACGGGAAACGGTACGGGGAGGTGCTCGGCGTCCATTGCAGGCTTTTTATGGGTGAAGGGGGGAGTGTGCGCGAGATGCTCTGGGAGGACGGGACGCATATGATCGATATGCTGCGGTTTTTTTCGGGCCGAGAGGTCAGGGTCGACGCTGTGCGGGGTGACATGCGGAAAAAGGGCGGTGAATGTGTCATCATCCTTTACCTGGAAGGCATCCATGCGACAATCGACGCCGCGTGCAACAGGGACCATCTCGTTTTCGAGCTGGACCTCCATTTTCCGAAAGGAATGATAAGAATCGGAAACGGGGTGTATGAGGAATATGAAAGCGTTCCAAGTCCCTATTATGAAAAGATGCGGTCATTGAGGAAAAAAACCGGCCGTTTTTCCGGAAAGACCGGTTATTTCAGCGGCATGCTGGCGGACGCGGTCGCCGTCTTGAATGAAAAGGAAAAGAAGCGGCGGCCTGTTTCCTCGGGTTATGACGGTTATATGGCCGTCAGGGTCATCCATGATATCGTCTCCTTCAGCAAGAGATGA
- a CDS encoding MBL fold metallo-hydrolase, translating into MNIRKLKGKPLTLTNDGKLSFFFIGVGSAFSKLHYQTNAIIIKGKDHLLIDCGTKTPQAFYELGMPITDVRNFLITHSHADHIGGLEEVMLMNRYMTRKKPFIVINEVYQHFLWDNSLRGGSGFNEEEAGKLLNFADFFEIIRPRWLPDYPRETSEADVGSINIKIFRTMHIPDSSLTWETAFWSSGLIIDNKVMFTSDTKFDRDLVEVYDAIFEFELIFHDCQFFTGGVHASIEELKTLPAQLKSKMILMHYGDNFAQFEDKIKEYGFAGLARQWHYYDM; encoded by the coding sequence ATGAATATACGAAAATTGAAAGGAAAGCCGCTTACGCTGACGAATGACGGAAAACTTTCGTTCTTTTTTATCGGTGTTGGAAGCGCGTTTTCAAAACTCCATTACCAGACGAACGCGATAATCATCAAAGGGAAGGATCATCTGCTGATCGATTGCGGGACAAAAACGCCGCAGGCGTTTTACGAACTCGGCATGCCCATTACCGATGTGCGCAACTTCCTCATCACACACTCGCACGCGGACCACATCGGGGGACTCGAAGAGGTCATGCTGATGAACCGGTATATGACGCGGAAGAAACCGTTTATCGTCATCAATGAAGTCTACCAGCACTTTCTCTGGGACAACTCGCTGCGCGGGGGTTCTGGATTCAATGAGGAAGAGGCGGGAAAGTTGTTGAATTTCGCCGATTTTTTCGAGATCATCCGTCCCCGATGGCTTCCCGATTACCCGCGGGAGACGAGCGAAGCGGATGTCGGATCGATAAATATCAAGATTTTCCGTACCATGCACATCCCCGATTCGTCTCTCACCTGGGAGACGGCCTTCTGGTCCAGCGGGCTCATCATCGATAACAAGGTCATGTTTACGAGCGATACGAAATTCGACCGCGATCTTGTCGAGGTCTACGACGCGATTTTCGAGTTCGAACTCATATTCCACGATTGCCAGTTCTTTACCGGTGGTGTTCACGCGTCGATCGAAGAACTGAAGACCCTTCCGGCGCAGTTGAAATCGAAGATGATCCTCATGCATTACGGCGATAACTTCGCCCAGTTCGAAGACAAGATAAAGGAATACGGCTTCGCGGGTCTTGCCAGACAATGGCATTATTATGATATGTAG
- a CDS encoding RlmE family RNA methyltransferase, which translates to MKHTSDHYAKKARDEGYPARSVYKLEEMQAKYRIVKKGDRVLDIGSAPGSWSLFALKQAGPGGRVVGVDPAEMKLDSRNTAAFRFICGDIFSEEVAETISGMGPYTAVLSDAAPSTTGDRIVDTARSYELAARVFELAVTVLDEGGNLVIKIFQGGDERTLYRRMEDEFSRVKAFKPRASKKASMEIYYIGIGFMGKNDRCRPGWD; encoded by the coding sequence ATGAAGCATACATCCGACCATTACGCGAAGAAAGCCCGCGATGAAGGATACCCGGCCCGTTCGGTGTATAAACTGGAGGAAATGCAGGCAAAATACCGCATCGTTAAAAAAGGAGACAGGGTACTCGATATCGGATCAGCGCCCGGAAGCTGGAGTCTTTTTGCCCTGAAGCAGGCGGGTCCTGGGGGGCGCGTGGTGGGGGTCGATCCGGCGGAGATGAAACTCGATTCCCGGAACACGGCCGCTTTTCGCTTCATATGCGGCGATATATTTTCTGAAGAGGTCGCGGAGACGATTTCGGGGATGGGGCCGTACACCGCCGTATTGAGTGACGCCGCGCCCTCGACGACGGGAGACAGGATTGTCGATACGGCGCGTTCGTACGAGCTTGCGGCAAGGGTATTCGAGCTCGCCGTTACGGTGTTGGATGAAGGGGGCAATCTCGTGATAAAAATTTTCCAGGGGGGAGACGAACGGACGTTGTACCGGCGTATGGAGGATGAGTTTTCGAGGGTAAAGGCCTTCAAACCCCGTGCTTCGAAAAAGGCCTCCATGGAAATCTATTATATCGGAATCGGGTTTATGGGAAAAAACGATCGATGCCGTCCCGGCTGGGATTAA